Proteins found in one Actinokineospora alba genomic segment:
- the eccCa gene encoding type VII secretion protein EccCa has protein sequence MSTLQFKRSPRLAAPRQPGGEVHLEPPPEVPRVIPGSIVMKMLPAVMILASVGMMVFMFTTGGRNPTSLMFGGMMVMSTVGMMAGGMGGKGGGQKKAEMNEDRKDYLRYLGQMRDRAREASLDQRASLEWTHPDPQALWSIATSRRMWERRQADPDFCHLRAGRGSQRLATRLVPPQTGPVDELEPIATLALRRFVRAHSIVPELPIQVAIRGFAAVGLTGDRELTRGLARALIAQLVTFHTPEDVLVAVVTAGKAKQEWEWAKWLPHAQHPTMADGIGQLRMMAGSLAQIEEWLDEELRDRQRFTRNAPPQPDQPHIVIVIDDGEVTREEQIILEEGLVGVTLMDLSDSLGNLTARRGLRLVVEEERLGARSASGVEWFANPDTLSVAEAEALARKLSPYRLGVGASDSGDDEPLNANPTLLELLGIPGDPMTFDVQQAWRPRPVRDRYRVPFGIGEFGQFVELDIKESAMEGMGPHGLCIGATGSGKSEFLRTLVLGMLATHSSTTLNFILVDFKGGATFLGLDDAPHVAATITNLQGDLTLVDRMKDALAGEMNRRQEALKNGGNFKNVWEYEKARENGADLDPLPALFIVVDEFSELLAAKPDFIDLFVAVGRLGRSLQMHMLLASQRLEEGKLRGLDSHLSYRIGLKTFSAAESRAAIGVPDAFELPSIPGSGYLKFDTSTMVRFKAAYVSGPYRPAGMQVAGPAAAVSGDRRAKLFVPDYVEIPKEPEKPLVPVVEEKKPEGGTEASELDVIVGRLVGQGPPAHEVWLPPLNEPNSLDTLFPPLQPTEDRGLSPVGFYGNGRLQVPLGIIDKPFEQRRDLLWADFSGAAGHAAIAGGPQSGKSMMLRTLIMSMALTHTAEEVQFYVLDLGGGTMGTLEGLPHVGGVAGRIDPDKARRMVAEVSSLIGEREQRFRDLGIDSMTDFRNRKRQGGIPEDQFGDVFLIVDGWLNFRQEFESLESQVVNLAAQGLSYGIHVIVAANRWAEIRPALKDLLGTRFELRLGDPSESDVDRRVAVNIPAGRPGRGLSRDKLHFLTGLPRIDGSSNADDVATGVQDAVAKIKGAWRGRGAPKVRLLPEVISYEDLLTQDTRRDSKLVPIGIDENDLAPVYLDFDAEPHFMAFAEGESGKTNLIRTIVRGIMDRYTPQEAVILLVDYRRTMLGFIDTNHLLGYAVSSNQLGDMVKDVRGSMLKRLPGPDVTQDQLRNRSWWKGPELFVIVDDYDLVAPQGNNPLQPIAEFLPQAKDVGLHVIAARRSGGASRAMFDPILGKLREIASPGIVMSGSKDEGALLGTVKPSAMPPGRGTLVSRKVGQALMHVAWIPPE, from the coding sequence GTGAGCACGCTGCAGTTCAAGCGTTCGCCCCGCCTTGCCGCGCCCCGCCAGCCGGGCGGTGAGGTTCACCTGGAGCCGCCACCCGAGGTGCCCAGGGTCATTCCCGGCAGCATCGTGATGAAGATGCTGCCCGCGGTCATGATCCTGGCCTCCGTCGGGATGATGGTCTTCATGTTCACGACGGGCGGGAGGAATCCCACCTCGTTGATGTTCGGCGGCATGATGGTGATGTCGACGGTGGGCATGATGGCCGGCGGCATGGGTGGCAAGGGCGGCGGCCAGAAGAAGGCCGAGATGAACGAGGACCGCAAGGACTACCTGCGCTACCTCGGCCAGATGCGCGACCGGGCCCGTGAGGCCTCGCTCGACCAGCGCGCCTCCCTGGAGTGGACCCACCCGGACCCGCAGGCCCTGTGGTCGATCGCGACCAGCAGGCGGATGTGGGAGCGCCGCCAGGCCGACCCAGACTTCTGCCACCTGCGCGCGGGCCGCGGCTCGCAGCGGCTGGCCACCCGGCTCGTGCCGCCGCAGACCGGCCCGGTCGACGAACTGGAGCCGATCGCCACGCTCGCGCTGCGCCGGTTCGTGCGCGCGCACTCGATCGTCCCCGAGCTGCCCATCCAGGTCGCCATCCGCGGCTTCGCCGCCGTCGGCCTGACCGGCGACCGCGAGCTGACCCGTGGCCTGGCCCGGGCGCTGATCGCCCAGCTGGTCACCTTCCACACCCCTGAGGACGTGCTCGTCGCGGTCGTCACCGCGGGCAAGGCCAAGCAGGAGTGGGAGTGGGCGAAGTGGCTGCCGCACGCCCAGCACCCGACCATGGCCGACGGCATCGGCCAGCTGCGGATGATGGCCGGGTCGCTCGCCCAGATCGAGGAGTGGCTCGACGAGGAGCTGCGCGACCGGCAGCGGTTCACCCGCAACGCCCCGCCGCAGCCCGACCAGCCGCACATCGTGATCGTCATCGACGACGGCGAGGTCACCCGCGAAGAGCAGATCATCCTCGAGGAGGGGCTGGTCGGCGTCACGCTGATGGATCTCTCCGACAGCCTCGGCAACCTGACCGCGCGGCGTGGTCTGCGCCTGGTCGTGGAAGAGGAGCGGCTCGGCGCGCGCAGCGCCAGCGGCGTCGAGTGGTTCGCCAACCCCGACACGCTCAGCGTGGCCGAGGCCGAGGCGCTGGCCCGCAAGCTCTCGCCGTACCGGCTCGGTGTCGGCGCGTCCGACTCCGGCGACGACGAGCCGTTGAACGCCAACCCGACGCTGCTCGAACTGCTCGGCATCCCGGGCGACCCGATGACGTTCGACGTCCAGCAGGCGTGGCGGCCGCGACCGGTCCGCGACCGGTACCGGGTGCCGTTCGGCATCGGCGAGTTCGGCCAGTTCGTCGAACTCGACATCAAAGAATCGGCCATGGAGGGCATGGGCCCGCACGGCCTGTGCATCGGCGCCACCGGTTCCGGTAAGTCCGAGTTCCTCCGCACCCTGGTGCTCGGCATGCTGGCCACGCACTCGTCGACGACGCTGAACTTCATCCTCGTCGACTTCAAGGGCGGCGCGACCTTCCTCGGCCTCGACGACGCGCCGCACGTCGCCGCGACGATCACCAACCTGCAGGGCGACCTGACGTTGGTCGACCGCATGAAGGACGCCCTCGCGGGCGAGATGAACCGCCGCCAGGAAGCGCTCAAGAACGGCGGCAACTTCAAGAACGTGTGGGAGTACGAGAAGGCCCGCGAGAACGGCGCCGACCTCGACCCGCTGCCCGCGCTGTTCATCGTCGTCGACGAGTTCTCCGAACTCCTCGCCGCGAAGCCCGACTTCATCGACCTGTTCGTCGCCGTCGGTCGACTGGGCCGCTCGCTGCAGATGCACATGCTGCTCGCCTCGCAGCGGCTCGAAGAGGGCAAGCTGCGCGGCCTCGACTCGCACCTGTCCTACCGGATCGGTCTCAAGACGTTCTCCGCCGCCGAGTCGCGCGCCGCGATCGGTGTGCCGGACGCGTTCGAACTCCCGTCGATCCCCGGCTCCGGCTACCTGAAGTTCGACACCAGCACGATGGTCCGGTTCAAGGCCGCCTACGTCTCCGGGCCGTACCGCCCGGCGGGCATGCAGGTCGCGGGCCCCGCGGCCGCCGTGTCCGGCGACCGGCGCGCGAAGCTCTTCGTGCCCGACTACGTCGAGATCCCCAAGGAGCCGGAGAAGCCGCTGGTTCCGGTCGTCGAGGAGAAGAAGCCCGAGGGCGGCACCGAGGCCAGCGAACTCGACGTCATCGTCGGCAGGCTCGTCGGGCAGGGCCCGCCCGCGCACGAGGTGTGGCTGCCCCCGCTCAACGAGCCCAACTCGCTCGACACGCTGTTCCCGCCGCTGCAGCCCACCGAGGACCGCGGCCTGTCGCCGGTCGGCTTCTACGGCAACGGCAGGCTCCAGGTTCCGCTGGGCATCATCGACAAGCCGTTCGAGCAGCGCCGCGACCTGCTCTGGGCCGACTTCTCCGGCGCGGCGGGCCACGCGGCGATCGCCGGCGGCCCGCAGTCCGGCAAGTCGATGATGCTGCGAACGCTCATCATGTCGATGGCGCTGACGCACACCGCCGAGGAAGTCCAGTTCTACGTGCTCGACCTCGGTGGCGGCACGATGGGCACGCTCGAAGGGCTGCCGCACGTCGGTGGTGTCGCCGGTCGTATCGACCCGGACAAGGCGCGCCGCATGGTCGCCGAGGTCAGCAGCCTGATCGGCGAGCGGGAGCAGCGCTTCCGCGACCTGGGCATCGACTCGATGACCGACTTCCGCAACCGCAAGCGGCAGGGCGGGATCCCGGAAGACCAGTTCGGTGACGTGTTCCTGATCGTCGACGGCTGGCTCAACTTCCGCCAGGAGTTCGAGTCGCTGGAGTCGCAGGTCGTCAACCTCGCCGCGCAGGGTCTGTCCTACGGCATCCACGTCATCGTGGCGGCCAACCGGTGGGCCGAGATCCGGCCCGCGCTCAAGGACCTGCTCGGCACCCGGTTCGAACTGCGCCTCGGTGACCCGAGTGAGTCCGATGTGGACCGTCGAGTGGCGGTCAACATCCCCGCCGGACGACCGGGCCGCGGCCTCTCCCGCGACAAGCTGCACTTCCTGACCGGCCTGCCCCGCATCGACGGCTCAAGCAACGCCGACGACGTCGCGACCGGCGTCCAGGACGCGGTCGCCAAGATCAAGGGAGCCTGGCGTGGCCGCGGCGCACCCAAGGTGCGGCTGCTGCCCGAGGTCATCAGCTACGAGGACCTGCTCACCCAGGACACCCGCCGCGACTCCAAGCTGGTGCCGATCGGCATCGACGAGAACGACCTGGCCCCGGTGTACCTCGACTTCGACGCCGAGCCGCACTTCATGGCCTTCGCCGAAGGCGAGTCGGGCAAGACGAACCTGATCCGCACGATCGTGCGCGGCATCATGGACCGCTACACCCCGCAGGAAGCGGTCATCCTGCTGGTGGACTACCGGCGCACGATGCTGGGGTTCATCGACACCAACCACCTGCTGGGCTACGCGGTCTCGTCCAACCAGCTCGGCGACATGGTCAAGGATGTCCGCGGGTCGATGCTCAAGCGGCTGCCGGGACCGGATGTCACGCAGGACCAGCTCCGGAACCGGTCGTGGTGGAAGGGCCCCGAGCTGTTCGTCATCGTCGACGACTACGACCTCGTGGCCCCGCAGGGCAACAACCCGCTGCAGCCGATCGCGGAGTTCCTGCCGCAGGCCAAGGACGTCGGCCTGCACGTGATCGCCGCCCGTCGTTCCGGTGGTGCCAGCCGGGCGATGTTCGACCCGATCCTCGGCAAGCTGCGCGAGATCGCGAGCCCCGGCATCGTGATGAGCGGCAGCAAGGACGAGGGCGCGCTGCTCGGCACGGTGAAGCCGTCGGCGATGCCGCCGGGTCGTGGAACGCTGGTCAGCCGCAAGGTTGGGCAGGCGTTGATGCATGTGGCGTGGATCCCGCCGGAGTAG
- the eccD gene encoding type VII secretion integral membrane protein EccD, whose product MATGTTVFSRVTVVAPRTRIDVALPADVSVADLLPMLLEMAKEATPDGGARHGGWCLAKLGDNPLDPSRTLGSLGIVDGDMLQLRKRAENPPPALYDDVVDAIAESTPDSYRPWTKETANRIGHIAGSLALIAGALAVFMAGPMWGGGNIGPAITAGVAAVVAVALGATIARAYQAQSTGVLIAAAGGLPMAFACGLSIVPGVPGRASLLLACTLVLIVASASIMLIGAGITTFVAAGSAATLGVVAFGVATLIAHPAHGIAAGTVAVALGALSVLPRLTIQLARLPLPNVPGSAEDLKEDTGFPDYRSIERRAGLAHEYMTGMIIGCGLAAAIGAIVAAASPGIWGVILGVVATAVLLLRARTYANGSQAVALLASGLISASGILLGWLMTADPFSRLLWVFGVLVLLGATALVLGVIFPNQRFSPPLRRTVEIVEAICIASVLPIALAVMDLYSTLRHISI is encoded by the coding sequence GTGGCAACCGGGACGACCGTGTTCAGCCGGGTGACGGTGGTGGCGCCCAGAACACGCATCGACGTGGCGCTGCCGGCGGACGTGTCCGTCGCGGACCTGCTGCCCATGTTGTTGGAGATGGCCAAGGAGGCCACTCCCGACGGCGGCGCGCGCCACGGCGGCTGGTGTCTGGCCAAGCTCGGCGACAACCCGCTCGACCCGAGCCGCACGCTCGGCTCCCTCGGGATCGTCGACGGCGACATGCTGCAGCTGCGCAAGCGGGCCGAGAACCCGCCGCCCGCGCTCTACGACGACGTCGTCGACGCGATCGCGGAGTCCACGCCGGACAGTTACCGGCCGTGGACCAAGGAGACCGCCAACCGGATCGGGCACATCGCGGGCTCGCTCGCGCTGATCGCCGGTGCGCTGGCGGTGTTCATGGCGGGCCCGATGTGGGGCGGCGGCAACATCGGCCCGGCGATCACCGCCGGTGTGGCCGCGGTCGTCGCGGTCGCGCTCGGCGCGACCATCGCGCGGGCGTACCAGGCGCAGTCGACCGGCGTGCTGATCGCGGCGGCCGGCGGGCTGCCGATGGCGTTCGCCTGCGGCCTGTCGATCGTGCCGGGCGTGCCCGGCCGGGCGAGTCTGCTGCTCGCCTGCACCCTGGTGCTGATCGTCGCGTCGGCCTCGATCATGCTGATCGGGGCGGGCATCACGACGTTCGTCGCCGCGGGCAGCGCGGCCACGCTCGGCGTCGTCGCGTTCGGTGTGGCGACCCTGATCGCGCACCCGGCGCACGGCATCGCCGCGGGCACGGTCGCGGTCGCGCTCGGCGCGCTGTCGGTGCTGCCGCGGCTGACGATCCAGCTCGCCCGACTGCCGCTGCCCAACGTTCCGGGCAGTGCCGAGGACCTCAAGGAAGACACCGGGTTCCCCGACTACCGCTCGATCGAGCGGCGCGCGGGCCTGGCGCACGAGTACATGACCGGCATGATCATCGGCTGCGGTCTCGCCGCGGCCATCGGCGCCATCGTGGCGGCCGCTTCTCCGGGCATCTGGGGTGTGATCCTCGGCGTCGTGGCGACCGCGGTGCTGCTGCTGCGTGCCCGCACGTACGCCAACGGCAGCCAGGCGGTGGCACTGCTCGCGTCGGGCTTGATCAGCGCGTCGGGCATCCTGCTGGGCTGGCTGATGACCGCCGACCCGTTCTCCCGCCTGCTGTGGGTGTTCGGCGTCCTGGTGCTCCTCGGCGCCACGGCGCTGGTGCTCGGCGTGATCTTCCCGAACCAGCGCTTCTCGCCGCCGCTGCGGCGCACCGTCGAGATCGTCGAGGCCATCTGCATCGCGTCGGTGCTGCCCATCGCCCTGGCCGTGATGGACCTGTACAGCACGCTGCGCCACATCTCGATCTAG
- the mycP gene encoding type VII secretion-associated serine protease mycosin, with product MRVGKKRGTAALTAALLVTVVAAPGAAAQQENQEPTSMATPPPLEPGWPVPRGIAPDTNYEIKTQCISSLDKGVDLKNKPWGQQQLRFDELHKFSTGKDVLVGVIDTGVKAHPFFQDRIKGGGDLVKGGDGLEDCDGHGTEVAGIIAAKPPVEKGIGFKGIAPDARILSIRQSSTNYQGRRAGEQQDHGAGSIDSLAQAVVHATDQGVRVLNMSVDSCRPVSQGGIKQAEKNLQAALRYAFEKDVVLVASAGNSGENLCPDARNGDDPNNPTHLVTPPWFSEYVLSVAATDRNGDPAKFSVQGPWVSVAAPGTEIISLDPALGSDGLANLQVLKDGKTAPIQGTSFAAPYVAGLAALIRDRHKHLTAKQVMDRIKITASHPAAPGGRDNLVGHGVINPIGALTATIPSEHGIAADSKLDMKLDLPPAVETNWLPMRVAVIGSSAGVVALLLTLFIVRTVRRNNGDTAEPRGSA from the coding sequence ATGCGAGTGGGAAAGAAGCGGGGCACAGCCGCGCTCACGGCCGCCTTGCTGGTGACCGTGGTCGCGGCCCCCGGTGCGGCGGCGCAGCAGGAAAACCAAGAGCCGACGTCGATGGCGACCCCACCGCCGCTGGAGCCGGGCTGGCCCGTTCCCCGGGGTATCGCGCCCGACACGAACTACGAGATCAAGACCCAGTGCATCTCCTCGCTCGACAAGGGCGTCGACCTCAAGAACAAGCCGTGGGGCCAGCAGCAGCTGCGGTTCGACGAGCTGCACAAGTTCTCCACGGGCAAGGACGTGCTGGTCGGCGTCATCGACACGGGGGTGAAGGCGCACCCGTTCTTCCAGGACCGGATCAAGGGCGGCGGCGACCTCGTCAAGGGCGGCGACGGCCTCGAGGACTGCGACGGGCACGGCACGGAGGTCGCGGGCATCATCGCGGCCAAACCGCCGGTGGAGAAGGGCATCGGATTCAAGGGAATCGCCCCGGATGCCCGGATCCTCTCCATCCGACAGTCGAGTACGAACTACCAGGGCAGGCGGGCGGGTGAGCAGCAGGATCACGGCGCCGGGTCGATCGACTCCCTCGCCCAAGCTGTTGTGCACGCGACCGACCAAGGTGTCCGGGTCCTGAACATGTCGGTGGACAGTTGCCGACCTGTTTCGCAAGGGGGGATCAAGCAGGCGGAGAAGAACCTTCAGGCCGCCCTGCGATATGCCTTCGAGAAGGACGTCGTGCTGGTCGCCTCGGCAGGCAACTCCGGTGAGAACTTGTGCCCGGACGCGAGGAACGGGGACGACCCGAACAACCCGACCCATCTGGTGACGCCGCCGTGGTTCTCCGAGTACGTCCTCTCGGTCGCCGCGACGGACCGCAATGGCGACCCGGCCAAGTTCTCGGTGCAGGGCCCCTGGGTGTCGGTGGCCGCGCCTGGAACGGAGATCATCTCGCTCGACCCCGCCTTGGGCAGCGACGGACTGGCCAACCTTCAGGTCCTCAAGGACGGCAAAACGGCCCCGATCCAGGGCACCAGCTTCGCCGCGCCCTACGTGGCCGGGCTGGCGGCGCTGATCCGCGACCGCCACAAGCACCTGACGGCCAAGCAGGTGATGGACCGGATCAAGATCACGGCGTCGCATCCGGCGGCGCCGGGCGGACGGGACAACCTCGTCGGACACGGCGTGATCAACCCGATCGGCGCGCTGACCGCGACCATCCCCAGCGAGCACGGCATCGCGGCCGACTCGAAGCTGGACATGAAGCTCGACCTGCCGCCCGCCGTGGAGACGAACTGGCTGCCGATGCGGGTGGCGGTGATCGGGTCGAGCGCGGGCGTGGTGGCCTTGCTGCTGACCCTGTTCATCGTGCGCACCGTGCGCCGCAACAACGGCGACACAGCCGAGCCACGCGGTTCGGCGTAG
- a CDS encoding WXG100 family type VII secretion target — protein sequence MDKRSAAERPERVVAERVDQDGFADGRPVADRLVAERSGVERFGTERPVVERFDQDRPGRPVVESDHFAAPAGPERGGPNGADVEADVSGYLDYLSRLCGELGVPDPVEEYFAPVVGRWSDMHDEAVRWRTVGLRADKVADNLTKPLGGLDAAWEGADADSFIDYMNGIGLAGHDMSDAMVAMSEVLDDTADALREIVTDMAGLLADAADTASSAMAMPLQGEDRTRLYLDHMKRPTKELFESVRQVLEALVRLCEGIDGSEVFDKITMAHPMPVDNWAFSQELPAIPAKVGAAEEPAPEQVDAIKGGGGSGGGGGGGGAAISGGGGGGGAANPPTPQPGGHVMAGEALPAPATGMPPAAAANAAGGGDGRTGGGMMGGMPMMGGMGGGQQGGDSEHKTRNRVMADPVDIFGKPTKTSPSVIGED from the coding sequence ATGGACAAGCGCAGCGCGGCCGAACGACCGGAGCGGGTCGTCGCGGAACGAGTCGACCAGGACGGGTTCGCCGACGGGCGGCCGGTCGCCGACCGGCTGGTGGCGGAGCGGTCCGGCGTCGAGCGGTTCGGCACGGAGCGGCCGGTGGTCGAGCGGTTCGACCAGGACCGGCCCGGCAGGCCGGTGGTCGAGTCGGACCACTTCGCGGCCCCGGCCGGTCCCGAGCGCGGCGGCCCGAACGGCGCCGACGTCGAGGCCGACGTCAGCGGCTACCTCGACTACCTGAGCAGGCTCTGCGGCGAACTCGGCGTGCCCGACCCGGTCGAGGAGTACTTCGCCCCGGTCGTCGGCCGCTGGAGCGACATGCACGACGAGGCGGTGCGCTGGCGCACGGTCGGCCTCCGGGCGGACAAGGTCGCCGACAACCTCACCAAACCCCTGGGCGGGCTCGACGCCGCCTGGGAGGGCGCCGACGCGGACTCCTTCATTGACTACATGAACGGCATCGGCCTCGCGGGCCACGACATGTCCGACGCGATGGTCGCGATGTCCGAGGTGCTCGACGACACGGCCGACGCCCTGCGCGAGATCGTCACGGACATGGCGGGCCTGCTCGCCGACGCGGCCGACACGGCGTCGTCGGCCATGGCGATGCCGCTGCAGGGCGAGGACCGGACCCGGCTCTACCTCGACCACATGAAGCGGCCCACCAAGGAGCTCTTCGAGTCGGTTCGCCAGGTCCTTGAGGCGCTGGTGCGGCTGTGCGAGGGGATCGACGGCTCCGAGGTCTTCGACAAGATCACCATGGCGCACCCGATGCCCGTCGACAACTGGGCGTTCAGCCAGGAACTGCCTGCCATCCCGGCGAAGGTCGGCGCGGCCGAGGAACCCGCCCCCGAGCAGGTGGATGCGATCAAGGGCGGCGGCGGTTCCGGCGGCGGCGGCGGTGGTGGTGGCGCTGCGATCAGCGGCGGTGGCGGCGGCGGTGGCGCCGCGAATCCCCCCACTCCACAGCCAGGCGGCCATGTCATGGCGGGAGAGGCCCTTCCCGCCCCCGCGACAGGCATGCCGCCCGCCGCGGCGGCGAACGCGGCCGGCGGCGGTGACGGCCGAACGGGCGGCGGCATGATGGGCGGCATGCCGATGATGGGCGGAATGGGCGGCGGCCAGCAGGGCGGCGACTCCGAACACAAGACCCGCAACCGCGTGATGGCCGACCCGGTCGACATCTTCGGCAAGCCCACCAAGACTTCCCCGTCGGTAATCGGCGAGGATTAA
- the eccB gene encoding type VII secretion protein EccB: protein MPSTPTTKSQVQAYRFVLRRMQSALVRKDAVMLHDPMRTHSRATIVGVCIAAIGMIGVLIFGLLKPAPKAPNQDGIVIAQPSGAIYVLLTNTDRGKVLVPTFNLASARLLLLARGSNGGEQEQPGSQTDDGGGGAAGGPAKVEVVPDSKLVDITRERLTGIPDGPQMLPGDDQRINSDWAVCDEYQLDRSLNKPASENKIETTVAAGHTDFGPELAVNEALLVQAENKKVYLVYRTPETAVKKNANTVRAEVDMGDNRVTTALNLRTENIRQITTGLLNAIPEAPRLASPEIPGHGTVGQVDIEGLPVGSIVSIQRAGAAAVENDYYVILRDGVQKIKKTTADLIRFKSTAGGDKITEVRPDQIPGASPSNEIDESTFPKVVPEALDPVNFPVACLRWNVVGEGPDADEHTQVHVGTQLPLPRTPRGEPATVPISTPSADGQRLDHFYMPPGRAAVVRGATSKVDFATGPIYLVSDRGVKFGVPDAKTATALGLANQRPAPDAIMRLLPNGASLNTRDVRQTFDSVAVQPGQFPSATPKAPGG from the coding sequence ATGCCATCAACACCGACTACCAAGTCTCAGGTTCAGGCATACCGCTTCGTACTGCGCAGGATGCAGTCGGCGTTGGTCCGCAAGGACGCGGTGATGCTCCACGACCCGATGCGCACACATTCCAGAGCCACGATCGTGGGTGTGTGCATCGCCGCCATCGGGATGATCGGCGTGCTGATCTTCGGGCTGCTCAAGCCCGCGCCGAAGGCGCCCAACCAGGACGGCATCGTCATCGCCCAGCCTTCGGGGGCGATCTATGTGCTGTTGACGAACACCGATCGGGGCAAGGTGCTTGTCCCGACGTTCAACCTCGCCTCCGCGAGGCTGCTGCTGCTGGCTCGCGGCAGCAACGGCGGTGAGCAGGAGCAGCCCGGCAGCCAGACCGACGACGGTGGCGGCGGCGCCGCGGGCGGACCGGCCAAGGTCGAGGTCGTTCCCGACTCGAAGCTCGTCGACATCACGCGTGAGCGGCTGACCGGCATTCCGGACGGACCGCAGATGCTGCCCGGCGACGACCAGCGGATCAACAGCGACTGGGCGGTGTGCGACGAGTACCAGCTCGACCGCAGCCTGAACAAGCCCGCGAGCGAGAACAAGATCGAGACCACGGTCGCGGCGGGCCACACCGACTTCGGACCGGAACTCGCGGTCAACGAGGCGCTGCTGGTCCAGGCCGAGAACAAGAAGGTCTACCTCGTCTATCGCACGCCCGAGACGGCGGTCAAGAAGAACGCCAACACGGTGCGCGCCGAGGTCGACATGGGCGACAACCGGGTGACGACCGCGCTGAACCTGCGGACCGAGAACATCCGGCAGATCACCACTGGACTGCTCAACGCGATCCCGGAGGCGCCCCGGCTCGCGTCGCCGGAGATCCCGGGCCACGGCACCGTGGGCCAGGTCGACATCGAGGGCCTGCCGGTGGGCTCGATCGTGTCCATCCAGCGTGCGGGCGCCGCGGCGGTCGAGAACGACTACTACGTGATCCTGCGCGACGGTGTGCAGAAGATCAAGAAGACCACGGCCGACCTCATCCGGTTCAAGTCGACCGCGGGCGGCGACAAGATCACGGAGGTGCGCCCGGACCAGATCCCCGGCGCGTCGCCGTCGAACGAGATCGACGAGAGCACCTTCCCTAAGGTCGTGCCGGAAGCACTCGATCCGGTGAACTTCCCGGTCGCCTGCCTGCGCTGGAACGTGGTGGGCGAAGGCCCGGACGCCGACGAGCACACGCAGGTCCACGTGGGCACGCAGCTGCCGCTGCCGCGCACCCCGCGCGGCGAGCCCGCCACGGTGCCGATCAGCACCCCGAGCGCCGACGGTCAGCGCCTCGACCACTTCTACATGCCGCCGGGCCGGGCCGCGGTCGTGCGCGGTGCGACGTCCAAAGTGGACTTCGCGACCGGGCCGATCTACCTGGTGTCCGACCGGGGCGTGAAGTTCGGCGTGCCGGACGCGAAGACCGCGACGGCACTCGGCCTGGCGAACCAGCGCCCGGCGCCGGACGCGATCATGCGCCTGCTGCCCAACGGCGCGTCGCTCAACACCCGCGACGTCAGGCAGACCTTCGACTCCGTGGCCGTGCAACCGGGGCAGTTCCCGTCCGCGACCCCTAAAGCTCCAGGCGGCTGA
- the eccE gene encoding type VII secretion protein EccE, with translation MSNLVVLEVGLALGLVLLAIDLKLLYVSIGIVVAALVLAFLRWRGRWFTQWIGLTARYSVRSHARVTRPPSPVTMEAVAAQDEAAVTGPDDPRVNLLRLAVPDLVVAHAVDHEQRPLGLAWHEGTWTAVLLVDPAPALVSQVGSTPSLPLGALAPCLEDRGVVLDAIQVIWHCYPGSVALPPSSPALASYLEVLGPLPAAARRTTWVAVRLDPRRCPAAVRERGGGVVGAHRALIGALSRVRNALESRGVPTRPLDPDELLKAGISAAELTSVAGSNTRVSLRERWTGVTAAGIGHASYAITGWPQGKLATSLNSLTGVRAMSATVAMSISPGSDEGKVGLRGLVRVSARNPDELSDADDRLSAISDRLGITLTPLRGLQVAGLAATLPLGGQA, from the coding sequence GTGTCGAACCTTGTCGTGCTCGAAGTCGGCCTGGCACTCGGGCTGGTGCTGCTCGCCATCGACCTCAAACTCCTCTACGTGTCGATCGGCATCGTCGTCGCCGCGCTGGTTCTCGCGTTCCTGCGCTGGCGCGGCCGCTGGTTCACCCAGTGGATCGGCCTGACCGCCCGCTATTCAGTGCGTTCACACGCTCGCGTCACCAGGCCACCGAGCCCGGTGACCATGGAGGCCGTCGCGGCGCAGGACGAAGCCGCGGTGACCGGCCCGGACGACCCGCGGGTCAACCTGCTGCGGCTGGCGGTGCCCGACCTGGTCGTGGCGCACGCGGTCGACCACGAGCAGCGTCCGCTGGGCCTGGCCTGGCACGAGGGCACGTGGACCGCGGTCCTGCTGGTCGACCCGGCGCCCGCGCTGGTCAGCCAGGTCGGGTCCACCCCGAGCCTGCCGCTGGGCGCGCTGGCGCCCTGCCTGGAAGACCGCGGCGTGGTACTCGACGCCATCCAGGTCATCTGGCACTGCTACCCCGGAAGTGTCGCGCTGCCACCGAGTTCGCCCGCGCTGGCGTCCTACCTGGAGGTGCTCGGCCCGCTGCCCGCGGCGGCCCGGCGCACCACCTGGGTCGCGGTCCGGCTCGACCCGCGCCGCTGCCCGGCCGCGGTCCGCGAACGTGGCGGCGGCGTCGTCGGCGCCCACCGCGCGCTCATCGGCGCGCTGTCCCGGGTGCGCAACGCACTCGAGTCGCGCGGCGTCCCGACGCGGCCGCTGGATCCGGACGAGCTGCTCAAGGCAGGCATCTCCGCCGCCGAGCTCACCTCGGTGGCGGGCTCCAACACCCGGGTGTCGCTGCGCGAGCGGTGGACCGGGGTCACGGCGGCGGGCATCGGCCACGCCAGCTACGCGATCACCGGCTGGCCGCAGGGCAAGCTGGCGACGAGCCTGAACTCGCTCACCGGTGTGCGCGCGATGTCGGCGACGGTCGCGATGTCGATCTCGCCCGGCAGCGACGAGGGCAAGGTGGGCCTGCGCGGCCTGGTCCGGGTCAGCGCCCGCAACCCCGACGAGCTCAGCGACGCCGACGACCGGCTCTCGGCGATCTCCGACCGGCTCGGCATCACCCTGACCCCGCTGCGCGGGCTCCAGGTCGCCGGGCTCGCGGCGACGCTCCCGTTGGGAGGACAAGCGTGA